One window of Pseudobacteriovorax antillogorgiicola genomic DNA carries:
- a CDS encoding M14 family zinc carboxypeptidase, producing MSAEFSYFPELRDIYECAQNLNGVGEFCEEAWVSYKKYKFPLLSFRFGSEDKNVPKLVLVGGVHGLEKVGTHVVTSYLQTLIRLLKWDQSVRAILDKCQLHIYPLANPVGMYRRTRSNGNGVDIMRNAPIDARKTSLPFVSGHRVSPKIPWYRGEEGEAMELETQVLCDYVRRYTFDSDLAVVLDVHSGFGLIDRLWFPFAFSETVFPDAHKVLALKRLLDHSYPNHIYTVEPQNIHYMAHGDVWDYMYFEHRKYCKDQDRVFVPLCLEMGSWHWIRKNPRQVFSALGIFNPVLPHRLKRTQRRHLLLFDFLLKAVNSGDSWANLTPGQKIHLQKKATHIWYRSQAS from the coding sequence TTGAGCGCGGAATTTAGTTACTTCCCAGAGCTAAGAGATATTTACGAATGCGCACAGAATCTCAACGGGGTAGGCGAATTCTGCGAGGAGGCTTGGGTTTCCTATAAGAAATACAAGTTTCCCCTTTTGTCGTTTCGCTTCGGTTCTGAAGATAAGAACGTTCCTAAGCTGGTTCTTGTGGGCGGAGTTCACGGTTTGGAGAAGGTGGGTACCCATGTGGTGACCTCCTATCTGCAAACTTTGATCCGACTTCTAAAGTGGGATCAGTCGGTGCGGGCAATTCTTGATAAATGTCAGCTTCACATCTACCCTCTTGCAAATCCAGTGGGTATGTATCGTCGTACCAGATCCAATGGTAATGGTGTCGATATCATGCGCAACGCCCCGATAGATGCTCGCAAAACCAGCTTGCCATTTGTAAGTGGTCATCGTGTGTCTCCCAAGATTCCTTGGTATCGTGGCGAGGAGGGCGAAGCTATGGAGTTGGAAACTCAAGTCCTATGCGATTATGTGAGGCGTTATACCTTCGATTCAGATCTTGCAGTAGTACTCGATGTCCATTCGGGCTTTGGCTTGATCGACCGCCTCTGGTTTCCATTTGCCTTTTCTGAAACTGTTTTCCCAGATGCCCATAAGGTCCTTGCACTTAAGCGCTTGCTCGACCATAGTTACCCTAATCATATCTATACTGTCGAACCTCAAAATATCCACTACATGGCCCATGGGGATGTCTGGGACTACATGTATTTTGAGCATCGTAAGTATTGCAAGGATCAAGATCGGGTTTTTGTACCTCTTTGCTTAGAGATGGGGTCATGGCATTGGATTCGAAAAAACCCTAGGCAGGTCTTCTCTGCGCTAGGAATTTTTAATCCAGTTTTACCTCACCGGTTGAAACGCACCCAGCGCCGACACCTACTGCTGTTTGATTTTCTTTTGAAGGCTGTGAATTCCGGGGATTCATGGGCGAACCTCACGCCTGGTCAGAAAATTCACTTACAGAAAAAAGCAACTCATATTTGGTATCGCTCACAGGCAAGCTAA
- a CDS encoding GNAT family N-acetyltransferase, protein MYYESNACSVPVSMAEQANKSLPQSWQAKLPFEIQQSSYTIKTANSKAEFDKVLELRREVFLSEFASHDISDQSDFEAFDLDADFLIIMQGEEVIASYRLIYSDYSKNFYSASEFDIKPFLKNSSRTLELSRACVKKGKRAGIALHLLWRGIAEYMTRSGAQFLFGCSSVQSLDLQEIVNIYRFLKQEGVLSDEFDICPHANYHLIKVEGMLTGKQSEPEVVDSSLIPPLLLGYIKAGAKIYGAPAVDLRFGCIDFFTVLDFERLSKSFLRKYIQRQIQ, encoded by the coding sequence GTGTACTACGAAAGTAATGCGTGTTCCGTTCCGGTATCCATGGCAGAACAAGCAAATAAGAGTTTGCCGCAGTCTTGGCAAGCCAAACTACCTTTCGAGATTCAGCAATCCTCTTATACGATCAAGACGGCGAACAGCAAAGCAGAGTTCGACAAAGTCTTGGAGTTGAGGCGCGAGGTCTTCCTAAGCGAGTTTGCCAGCCACGATATTTCTGATCAAAGTGATTTTGAAGCCTTCGACCTTGATGCTGACTTTCTCATCATCATGCAAGGTGAGGAGGTCATTGCCAGCTATCGCCTGATTTACTCCGATTATTCTAAGAATTTCTACTCAGCTTCAGAATTCGACATTAAGCCCTTCCTTAAGAACTCGTCACGAACGTTGGAGCTTTCAAGGGCCTGTGTGAAAAAAGGTAAACGAGCAGGAATCGCATTGCACTTGCTCTGGCGAGGAATAGCCGAATACATGACCCGCTCGGGGGCTCAATTTCTGTTTGGGTGCAGTAGCGTTCAGAGTTTGGATCTGCAAGAGATTGTTAATATCTACAGATTTCTTAAGCAGGAAGGGGTACTGTCTGATGAATTTGACATATGCCCCCATGCCAACTACCATTTAATTAAGGTAGAAGGTATGTTGACTGGCAAGCAATCGGAACCTGAGGTGGTTGACTCCAGTTTGATACCGCCGCTGCTCTTGGGCTATATCAAGGCCGGAGCTAAAATCTATGGTGCCCCAGCTGTTGATCTACGCTTTGGGTGCATTGACTTTTTCACAGTCCTAGATTTTGAGCGTCTATCGAAGTCCTTTCTAAGGAAGTACATACAACGACAAATTCAGTAG